In one window of Helianthus annuus cultivar XRQ/B chromosome 17, HanXRQr2.0-SUNRISE, whole genome shotgun sequence DNA:
- the LOC110924686 gene encoding uncharacterized protein LOC110924686 has protein sequence MTKILMHAYTYTYVFQKAYDTVDWNFLKNILLGFGFSGKMVDWIMVCVSTASYSICVNGNVHGFFQGNRGLRQGDPLSPYLFTLVMEVLTGILHHMVRIDSSFKFHNKCEKQQIINLCFADDLFLFARGEIASARGIMNSLSKFSKMSGLVPNIQKSTVFFCNVPSYITNAILNIMPFKEGSLPVRYLGVPLISSGLLYKDCSVMMEKLDKRIMHWRNKLLSFAGRLQLIVSVLSSMHIYWSSVFLLPSRVTHELEAKMRNFLWAQDSTFQKGKAKVSWKVVCLPKYEGGLGIRRLGDVNKALMTNHIWSIVTKRKSLWVEWVHSYRLKGNSFWLSKIISNSCYSWRKLLQLRPQMRDFFWSDVGDGTRTSAWFDYWCDIGPLGNFISHRTITNAGFRLEDSVSDIQLNGEWKWPVAWRDLFPVLIQLDQFQVTPNKIDRIMWRDGSDRKDFSTSCVWNTIRYKETEVAWSTIVWFTQCIPRHVFLMWLIMRGKLLTQDKILSWDLSRRKNMNMMCCLLCYANHDSHSHLFFECNYSAKVWDMVKRKVGMDSVQPKWADIVNWLLVRSKSKLAADYVARVVVAATAYVVWQERNARIFKNQLRPPETVGAHIIQLVRYKLMGARLKNTGNVRRLLSEWEVHGKEILDDGG, from the coding sequence ATGACCAAAATTCTCATGCatgcatacacatatacatatgtATTCCAGAAGGCCTATGATACGGTTGATTGGAACTTCCTTAAGAATATTTTGCTGGGATTTGGGTTTAGCGGTAAGATGGTTGATTGGATCATGGTTTGTGTCTCCACTGCTTCGTACTCCATTTGTGTCAACGGTAATGTGCACGGGTTTTTTCAAGGTAATCGGGGTCTTCGCCAGGGAGATCCGTTGTCCCCGTATTTGTTCACTCTTGTGATGGAGGTTCTCACGGGCATTCTGCATCACATGGTCAGGATTGATTCGTCTTTTAAATTTCATAACAAATGTGAGAAGCAGCAAATTATCAATCTATGTTTTGCAGACGATTTGTTTCTTTTTGCTAGAGGGGAAATTGCGTCAGCTAGAGGTATTATGAATTCTCTCTCTAAATTTTCTAAAATGTCGGGGTTGGTGCCTAATATACAGAAAAGTACGGTGTTCTTCTGTAATGTCCCGAGTTATATTACAAATGCTATTCTGAACATTATGCCGTTCAAGGAGGGATCCTTGCCTGTGCGCTATCTTGGTGTGCCTCTAATTTCGTCAGGGCTTCTTTATAAAGACTGTAGTGTTATGATGGAAAAGCTTGACAAACGTATCATGCATTGGAGAAATAAATTACTCTCGTTTGCTGGCAGATTGCAACTCATTGTTTCCGTCTTGTCCTCTATGCATATTTACTGGTCCTCTGTCTTCTTATTGCCTTCACGGGTCACTCATGAATTGGAGGCGAAGATGCGGAATTTTCTTTGGGCCCAAGACTCTACGTTTCAAAAAGGTAAAGCGAAGGTTTCTTGGAAAGTAGTTTGTCTCCCTAAATATGAAGGCGGATTGGGGATTCGGCGATTAGGAGATGTTAATAAAGCCCTCATGACTAACCATATTTGGAGTATTGTTACGAAAAGAAAATCATTGTGGGTGGAGTGGGTGCACAGTTACAGGTTAAAAGGTAATAGTTTCTGGTTATCTAAAATTATTTCCAATAGTTGCTACTCGTGGAGAAAACTCCTTCAACTTAGACCGCAAATGAGAGATTTTTTCTGGTCGGATGTTGGTGATGGTACACGGACCTCGGCTTGGTTCGATTATTGGTGCGATATAGGGCCGCTCGGTAACTTTATCTCCCATAGAACCATTACTAATGCAGGATTTCGATTGGAGGACTCGGTGTCTGACATTCAGTTAAATGGAGAATGGAAATGGCCGGTTGCTTGGAGGGATTTATTCCCAGTCTTAATTCAGCTAGATCAATTCCAAGTAACCCCGAACAAAATTGACAGAATCATGTGGCGTGATGGTAGTGATCGGAAAGATTTTTCGACTTCATGTGTATGGAATACGATTCGGTATAAAGAAACGGAAGTAGCATGGAGCACTATTGTTTGGTTTACCCAATGTATCCCGCGGCACGTGTTTCTCATGTGGCTGATCATGCGAGGTAAATTACTTACGCAGGATAAAATTCTAAGCTGGGATTTGTCTAGACGGAaaaatatgaacatgatgtgttGCTTATTGTGCTATGCAAATCATGACTCCCATAGTCATTTGTTTTTTGAATGTAACTACTCGGCTAAAGTTTGGGATATGGTGAAACGTAAGGTGGGTATGGACTCGGTTCAACCTAAATGGGCTGATATTGTGAATTGGTTACTTGTTCGGTCCAAGTCTAAACTAGCCGCGGATTATGTTGCTAGAGTGGTGGTTGCGGCTACGGCTTATGTTGTTTGGCAGGAACGCAATGCTCGGATCTTTAAAAATCAACTAAGACCGCCAGAAACTGTTGGTGCTCACATAATACAGCTGGTTCGATACAAGTTAATGGGAGCAAGACTGAAGAATACTGGTAATGTTCGAAGACTATTGAGCGAATGGGAAGTCCATGGCAAAGAGATTTTGGACGATGGGGGCTGA